The Echinicola rosea genome has a segment encoding these proteins:
- the rsmA gene encoding 16S rRNA (adenine(1518)-N(6)/adenine(1519)-N(6))-dimethyltransferase RsmA — translation MEKVRAKKHLGQHFLKDLGIAERIAMSVTGHMGVKKVLEIGPGMGVLTDFLLEQDWELYLVDIDKESIAYLHKKYPQLDEKIIDADFLKYDFGRVIAGRYIVAGNFPYNISSQIFFKILEVRNNVAEVVCMLQKEVAERIASPHGNKNYGILSVLLQAYYDIEYLFTVPPAVFDPPPKVNSGVIRLKRNKTEMLDCNEKLFFRVVKQGFSTRRKTLRNALKSLGLSDEMKQDPILDKRAEQLDVSAFISLTNKLEMSWKE, via the coding sequence ATGGAGAAGGTCAGAGCGAAAAAGCACCTTGGACAGCACTTCCTGAAAGACCTTGGGATAGCTGAAAGGATTGCCATGTCCGTAACAGGACACATGGGAGTCAAGAAGGTTTTGGAAATAGGTCCGGGGATGGGGGTACTGACCGACTTTCTGCTTGAGCAGGACTGGGAATTATATTTGGTGGACATTGACAAGGAATCGATTGCTTACCTGCACAAGAAATATCCCCAATTGGATGAAAAAATTATTGATGCCGATTTCCTGAAATATGATTTTGGAAGGGTTATTGCTGGAAGGTACATCGTAGCTGGTAATTTTCCATACAATATTTCGTCCCAGATATTTTTCAAAATTTTGGAAGTCCGGAATAATGTGGCAGAAGTGGTCTGTATGCTTCAAAAGGAGGTGGCCGAACGGATAGCCTCTCCCCATGGCAATAAGAATTACGGTATTCTGAGCGTGCTTTTGCAGGCTTACTATGATATAGAATATTTATTTACCGTTCCGCCAGCCGTTTTTGATCCCCCTCCAAAAGTAAACAGTGGTGTGATCCGGCTAAAGCGAAATAAAACCGAAATGCTGGATTGCAACGAAAAGTTGTTTTTTAGGGTGGTAAAGCAGGGCTTTAGCACGAGGCGAAAGACCTTAAGGAATGCGTTGAAATCGCTAGGGCTGTCTGATGAAATGAAACAAGACCCCATTTTGGACAAGCGTGCAGAACAGCTAGATGTATCAGCTTTTATTTCACTAACCAATAAACTGGAAATGTCTTGGAAAGAATAA
- a CDS encoding leucyl aminopeptidase family protein, giving the protein MLTAIRLLDSPGNLLHQSGVIFISSEQDLERVPVDTTKSAYIKSQLWEKNKSQVHFSSESSQLVFVKTKDHDSSSYQLELARKAGAASWKVLKEWDRPRVFYFGKSEKLLMAFLEGAVLASYKFSKYKSSKNQAPSSVEVCTDITDESNLEELISVCLATFVARDLVNEPVIYLNAVQLSNEIEKLGKAYGFHTEILDESKITSLKMEGLLAVNAGSELPPTFSVMHYKPASTKKFKKPVVLVGKGVVYDTGGLSLKPTPNSMDFMKADMAGAAAVVGTLCAVAKMGLPVEVIGLVPATDNRPGYNAITPGDIITYPNGKSVEILNTDAEGRLILADALLYAAKYDPKLVIDLATLTGSAAAALGKEGAVMMGKAYDEEKGFLKIAGKEVCERLVEFPLWEEYGDQLKSTVADITNIGGPTAGAITAGKFLEHFTDYNWIHIDIAGPSFIKTGESYRPAGGTGFGVRLITQFLKNISK; this is encoded by the coding sequence ATGTTAACCGCCATAAGATTACTAGACTCTCCGGGAAATCTTCTCCACCAAAGTGGGGTGATATTTATTTCCAGTGAGCAAGACCTCGAAAGGGTCCCTGTAGATACAACCAAGTCTGCCTATATCAAGTCGCAGTTATGGGAAAAGAACAAGTCACAAGTACATTTTTCAAGTGAAAGTAGCCAATTGGTTTTTGTAAAGACCAAAGATCATGATAGCTCCAGTTATCAATTGGAATTGGCCAGAAAAGCAGGAGCTGCCAGCTGGAAAGTATTGAAGGAATGGGACCGCCCTCGTGTCTTTTATTTTGGAAAATCAGAGAAACTCCTGATGGCATTTCTTGAAGGCGCTGTACTGGCCTCTTACAAATTTTCCAAATACAAATCCTCAAAAAACCAAGCCCCTTCTTCTGTAGAAGTTTGCACAGACATTACGGATGAAAGCAATCTGGAAGAGTTGATCTCGGTTTGTCTGGCTACTTTTGTTGCCCGGGATTTGGTCAATGAACCAGTGATCTACCTGAATGCTGTCCAGCTTAGCAATGAGATCGAAAAACTGGGAAAGGCCTATGGCTTCCATACTGAAATACTGGATGAAAGTAAAATCACCTCATTAAAAATGGAAGGACTGCTGGCCGTCAATGCAGGAAGTGAACTCCCTCCCACCTTCTCAGTGATGCATTATAAGCCTGCTTCTACCAAGAAATTCAAGAAACCTGTTGTCCTGGTGGGAAAAGGAGTCGTGTACGACACCGGCGGACTTAGCCTTAAGCCCACACCGAATTCCATGGATTTCATGAAAGCAGACATGGCCGGTGCAGCAGCGGTCGTGGGCACATTATGCGCCGTTGCCAAAATGGGATTGCCTGTGGAAGTGATCGGGCTCGTTCCTGCCACAGATAATCGACCCGGATATAACGCCATCACTCCCGGGGACATCATCACTTACCCAAACGGCAAAAGTGTGGAAATCCTCAATACCGACGCAGAGGGCCGGCTGATTCTTGCCGACGCCCTACTCTATGCGGCTAAATACGACCCAAAACTGGTCATCGACCTGGCCACACTTACCGGGTCAGCTGCTGCTGCACTAGGGAAAGAAGGTGCCGTGATGATGGGCAAAGCCTACGATGAGGAAAAAGGGTTCCTGAAAATAGCGGGCAAAGAAGTTTGTGAGCGATTGGTAGAATTCCCCCTGTGGGAAGAATATGGCGATCAGCTAAAGTCAACTGTGGCGGACATCACCAATATCGGAGGCCCTACTGCAGGTGCTATTACAGCAGGTAAGTTTTTGGAACACTTCACGGATTACAACTGGATCCATATCGATATTGCTGGGCCTTCGTTTATCAAAACGGGAGAAAGCTACCGGCCCGCCGGAGGAACGGGCTTTGGCGTTAGGCTGATCACGCAATTCCTAAAGAACATTTCCAAATAA
- the pdxA gene encoding 4-hydroxythreonine-4-phosphate dehydrogenase PdxA translates to MNSKKNKPVIGITIGDINGISAEVTMKALMDNRILKLVTPVIYAHGKALTFYRKHLKLEDFNFMQVRNIGEIHHKKVNVINVTEECPEVMPGTETSEAGKMALAALDRAIADIREHKIDALVTAPLNKNNINAESLKFVGHTEYLTEAFEAKESMMFMVSEDMRVGLVSGHVPLSQVTENVTGKKIKQKLKIMLASLRDDFGIEKPRIAVLGLNPHAGEDGLLGKEETEIIQPAIREYKDKGHLIFGPYPSDGFFGMMHQKKFDGVLAMYHDQGLIPFKTLAFENGVNFTAGLPIVRTSPDHGTAYNIAGKNIADEGSMRAAIFTAYDILSQKQPWEEDE, encoded by the coding sequence ATGAATTCTAAAAAGAATAAACCTGTAATAGGCATTACTATTGGCGACATTAACGGGATTAGTGCTGAGGTGACCATGAAAGCACTGATGGACAATCGTATCCTAAAACTGGTCACACCAGTCATCTACGCCCATGGTAAAGCGTTGACATTTTACCGAAAGCACTTAAAGCTGGAAGACTTTAACTTCATGCAGGTCCGAAACATCGGTGAAATCCATCATAAAAAGGTGAATGTCATCAACGTGACGGAAGAATGTCCCGAGGTCATGCCAGGAACGGAAACTTCTGAAGCCGGCAAAATGGCCTTGGCAGCACTGGACCGAGCGATTGCGGATATCAGAGAGCATAAAATAGATGCCTTGGTCACCGCTCCGTTAAATAAAAACAATATTAACGCGGAGTCGTTGAAGTTTGTGGGGCACACAGAGTATTTGACAGAGGCTTTCGAAGCCAAGGAAAGCATGATGTTCATGGTTTCCGAAGACATGCGAGTGGGATTGGTTTCCGGCCATGTGCCCCTTAGCCAGGTAACCGAAAATGTCACAGGCAAAAAAATCAAGCAAAAACTAAAAATAATGCTGGCTTCGCTGCGTGACGATTTCGGCATCGAAAAGCCGCGAATAGCCGTTTTGGGACTGAATCCACATGCGGGAGAAGATGGACTTCTGGGCAAGGAAGAAACGGAAATCATCCAACCAGCCATTCGGGAATACAAAGACAAAGGCCATTTGATATTTGGCCCATACCCTTCGGACGGTTTCTTCGGGATGATGCACCAGAAAAAATTTGATGGAGTACTGGCCATGTACCATGACCAAGGCCTCATCCCTTTTAAAACCTTGGCTTTTGAAAATGGCGTCAACTTCACGGCAGGATTGCCTATCGTAAGGACATCGCCAGACCACGGCACTGCGTACAATATTGCCGGCAAAAACATTGCTGATGAGGGCTCTATGCGCGCAGCCATCTTTACAGCCTACGATATCCTCTCCCAAAAGCAACCTTGGGAAGAGGATGAATAA
- a CDS encoding YceD family protein codes for MVKFWRAFDIDIIKLNEGTHEFSLDVGDEFFEQIKGNDLVKKGNLQVTLLLRKEVNLLEATFKIDGTVELTCDRSLEKYDQALHTVEKIIYKYGPEEQEINEEIFMITRDTPKINVAQLIYEFVILALPIKKIHPDYRDEEEMEGEGRLVYWSDEPEEEEESNSSEPDTDDQIDPRWEALKNIKKKD; via the coding sequence ATGGTTAAATTCTGGAGAGCTTTTGACATTGACATCATCAAACTCAACGAAGGAACGCATGAGTTTTCCTTGGATGTAGGCGATGAATTCTTTGAGCAAATCAAAGGCAATGATCTGGTAAAAAAAGGAAATCTGCAGGTCACGCTCCTTTTACGAAAGGAAGTCAACCTTCTGGAGGCAACATTCAAAATAGATGGCACAGTGGAACTTACCTGTGACAGAAGCTTGGAAAAATATGACCAGGCACTGCACACGGTGGAGAAGATCATCTACAAATATGGGCCAGAGGAGCAGGAAATCAACGAAGAAATCTTCATGATTACCCGTGACACGCCCAAAATCAATGTTGCCCAATTGATTTATGAGTTTGTAATACTTGCTTTGCCGATCAAAAAAATTCATCCTGATTATCGGGACGAAGAAGAAATGGAAGGTGAAGGCAGGTTGGTATATTGGTCCGATGAGCCAGAAGAAGAGGAAGAAAGCAATTCTTCTGAACCTGACACGGACGACCAGATAGATCCCAGATGGGAAGCATTAAAAAATATTAAGAAAAAAGATTAA
- the rpmF gene encoding 50S ribosomal protein L32, with protein MAHPKRKISKTRRDKRRTHYKLTAPGLAQCPTTGEYHLPHRAYWLDGKLYYKGQVIIEKEVLA; from the coding sequence ATGGCACATCCTAAGCGCAAAATTTCAAAAACCAGAAGAGACAAGAGAAGAACGCATTATAAGCTTACCGCTCCAGGTTTGGCTCAATGCCCTACTACTGGTGAATACCACTTGCCTCACAGAGCTTATTGGCTTGATGGAAAACTTTATTACAAAGGTCAAGTGATCATTGAAAAAGAAGTCCTTGCCTAA
- a CDS encoding beta-ketoacyl-ACP synthase III, with amino-acid sequence MEKTRAVITGVNGWVPDYVLTNKELESMVETSDEWITSRTGIKERRILKGEGKATSDIGANAIKGLLEKTNTAPEDIDLIICATVTPDMPFPSCANMIAHKVGAKNSYSFDISAACSGFIYALTIGSQFIETGMHKKVIVVGADKMSSIVNYEDRTTCIIFGDGGGAVLLEPTTENVGVMDSLHHSDGSGSPYLHIKAGGSLNPATEETVKAKEHYAYQEGSTVFKFAVTNMAEVSAQIMAKNNLNGDDIAWLVPHQANKRIIDATANRMNVGPEKVMINIEKYGNTTAGTIPLCLWDYESKLKKGDNIILAAFGGGFTWGSVYLKWGYDPK; translated from the coding sequence ATGGAAAAAACAAGAGCTGTCATTACCGGTGTCAATGGATGGGTTCCGGATTATGTTTTGACAAACAAGGAACTCGAGTCCATGGTGGAAACCAGCGACGAATGGATTACCTCCCGTACCGGTATCAAAGAACGACGAATACTTAAAGGTGAAGGCAAAGCCACCTCGGACATTGGTGCCAATGCCATCAAGGGCCTACTAGAAAAAACGAATACCGCCCCAGAAGACATTGACCTCATCATCTGTGCGACGGTAACCCCGGATATGCCTTTCCCTTCCTGTGCGAACATGATTGCTCATAAAGTAGGGGCCAAAAACAGCTACAGCTTTGACATTTCTGCTGCCTGCTCGGGCTTCATCTATGCCCTGACCATCGGCAGCCAATTTATCGAAACGGGTATGCACAAAAAAGTCATCGTGGTAGGTGCGGACAAAATGTCCTCCATCGTAAATTATGAAGACAGGACGACCTGTATCATCTTTGGTGATGGTGGCGGAGCGGTCTTATTGGAACCTACTACCGAAAACGTAGGGGTCATGGATTCCCTGCACCATTCAGACGGATCAGGCTCTCCTTACTTACACATCAAAGCAGGAGGCAGCTTAAATCCAGCCACCGAGGAAACCGTCAAAGCAAAAGAGCATTATGCTTACCAAGAAGGCTCCACTGTATTTAAATTTGCCGTAACCAATATGGCAGAAGTGAGTGCCCAAATAATGGCCAAAAACAACCTCAATGGAGACGACATCGCTTGGCTAGTACCCCATCAGGCCAACAAACGGATCATTGACGCCACTGCAAACCGCATGAACGTGGGGCCCGAAAAAGTAATGATCAACATCGAAAAATACGGCAACACCACCGCCGGAACCATCCCGCTCTGCCTATGGGATTATGAATCTAAACTTAAAAAAGGAGACAATATCATCCTTGCCGCTTTTGGAGGAGGATTTACTTGGGGCTCCGTTTATCTCAAATGGGGATACGACCCAAAATAA